In one Arachis duranensis cultivar V14167 chromosome 9, aradu.V14167.gnm2.J7QH, whole genome shotgun sequence genomic region, the following are encoded:
- the LOC107464722 gene encoding uncharacterized protein LOC107464722 — translation MRLLDDLQEGQAYGIGDIDPDVIPLDIRHNSVIWSATVPLISFECIEWHASNRVRRQFGLRQGVPNQERDLGASHEFGDHLQLLNLVFQENLEVPPPPRAPEPARGPAPAPTPPPPPPPKPPQQRGSKLRSVSCLVSWHRGRTTHIQVRTSSNNFGAKMSVDSSRSAEGAGGIIHSGNTRRIPMSLIQESNRVVDDEIDNYLVDHPEGEDEGEDEDDDEDEGEDEDEDDDDAVDEDPAPSASKTNCW, via the exons ATGAGGTTGTTGGATGATCTACAAGAAGGACAG GCTTATGGCATTGGAGACATTGACCCAGACGTGATTCCTTTAGACATCCGTCATAATTCGGTTATCTGGAGTGCCACGGTGCCACTTATTTCTTTTGAATGCATCGAGTGGCATGCATCTAATAGAGTCAGGAGGCAATTTGGCCTGAGACAGGGTGTTCCTAATCAAGAGCGGGATTTAGGTGCATCACACG AATTTGGTGACCACTTGCAATTGTTGAACCTTGTATTCCAAGAGAATCTAGAAGTTCCTCCACCACCACGGGCACCCGAACCGGCACGGGGACCGGCACCGGCACCGACACCTCCACCACCACCGCCACCGAAACCGCCACAACAGAGG GGGAGCAAGCTTCGTTCAGTCAGCTGCTTGGTTTCATGGCACCGGGGCCGCACCACTCACATTCAG GTTCGCACTTCCTCTAATAATTTTGGTGCCAAAATGTCTGTTGACTCAAGCAGAAGTGCTGAAGGGGCGGGAGGGATTATACACAGTGGAAATACTAGACGTATTCCGATGAGTCTAATTCAAGAGAGTAATAGGGTAGTTGATGATGAGATTGATAACTACCTAGTAGACCATCCAGAGGGTGAGGATGAGGGTGAGGATGAGGATGACGATGAAGATGAGGGtgaggatgaggatgaggatgatGACGATGCTGTTGATGAGGATCCGGCACCTAGTGCAAGTAAAACAAACTGTTGGTAA